TACAGTTTATTGCTTGTCTTTTGCGAAGGTCATTTGCAATCAAATAATTTTAATCTTCATTGAAATATCAGCTTCGCTTTATCACTCTTATGGTTTCTACTAGAGTAAGAGGTATAACAATTATTTATTTTTGACTAAAATCAATTTATTTATCAAAATAAAACCGCTTTAGTCTTTAATATTTTAAATGCACTCATTTTTATTATCCCTAATAAAAAAACTAAAAAGGTAATCTATTTAAGGTAAAAAATATAACTATCTGACTTTAACTATAAAAAAATACTCAAGCATTAAAATACCTATACCGATAATTGATATAGATAATTCATTCCGATTGAAATTGAATTATTAATAGTTATACGCTTATTGAAACAACATATTTGGCTCGATATAATCCATTTCGAATTGATGCGGTATAGCATCAAGTTCAGTAAACAAAATAAATTAACAACCCTTACTATAAAAGGAAGTAAAAATGAAATTATCTAATTCTATCCGTAAATTTGCTCAAAAATTTGTAAAAAATGAAGCTGGTGTTACTGCAATTGAATATGCAATTGTTGCAGCTGGCGTTGC
The genomic region above belongs to Orbaceae bacterium lpD02 and contains:
- a CDS encoding Flp family type IVb pilin, whose protein sequence is MKLSNSIRKFAQKFVKNEAGVTAIEYAIVAAGVAAVVMVIFASNGPVATMLTDVFNALSTKLQSIIQ